In one Aromatoleum aromaticum EbN1 genomic region, the following are encoded:
- a CDS encoding IS3-like element ISAzo18 family transposase (programmed frameshift), whose translation MTRRKRRNHSPAFKAQVAVAALKGDKTLAELAQQFDVHPNQIADWKSQLMERAAHVFGDASATATAAPDLTKLHAKIGQLTLENGFFRKRAHQGGPAERKKMIDRTHELPLTQQCRILRLARSSMYYTPREVSAHDLALMRRMDELHLEHPFAGARMLRDLLRAEGHAIGRKHVGTLMRRMGIEALYRKPNTSRRRRGDEIYPYLLRDLKIERPNQAWAADITYIPMRKGFVYLFAIIDWSSRRVLAWRLSNTLTTDFCLDAVREALHRYGRPEIFNTDQGCQFTSTDFTDLLKDNGIQISMDGKGCWRDNVFVERLWKSVKYEEVYLKAYDSVAEAKAHLGAYLRFYNERRPHRAHDGRTPDQAYFGALRDETPLAA comes from the exons ATGACGAGAAGGAAACGGCGAAACCACTCGCCGGCGTTCAAGGCGCAAGTGGCGGTGGCCGCGCTCAAAGGAGACAAGACGCTGGCCGAGCTGGCGCAGCAGTTCGACGTCCATCCGAACCAGATCGCCGACTGGAAGAGCCAGTTGATGGAGCGCGCCGCGCACGTGTTCGGTGACGCCTCGGCGACCGCGACCGCCGCACCGGATCTGACGAAGCTGCACGCCAAGATCGGGCAGCTGACGCTGGAGAATG GATTTTTTAGAAAGCGCGCTCACCAAGGCGGGCCTGCTGAGCGCAAGAAAATGATCGACCGCACCCATGAACTGCCGCTGACGCAGCAATGCCGGATTCTGCGTCTGGCGCGCTCGTCGATGTACTACACGCCGCGAGAAGTGTCGGCGCACGATCTGGCGCTGATGCGCCGGATGGACGAACTGCATCTCGAGCACCCGTTTGCCGGAGCGCGGATGCTGCGGGATTTGCTGCGCGCCGAGGGGCATGCGATCGGGCGCAAGCACGTCGGCACGCTGATGCGCCGCATGGGCATCGAGGCGCTCTATCGCAAGCCCAACACGTCCCGGCGCCGCCGCGGTGACGAGATCTATCCGTACCTGCTGCGGGATCTGAAGATCGAACGCCCCAACCAGGCGTGGGCCGCCGACATCACCTACATCCCGATGCGCAAGGGTTTCGTGTATCTGTTCGCCATCATCGATTGGTCCTCGCGCCGAGTGCTGGCGTGGCGGCTGTCGAACACGCTGACCACCGACTTCTGCCTCGATGCGGTGCGCGAAGCGCTGCATCGCTACGGCCGCCCGGAGATCTTCAACACCGATCAGGGATGCCAGTTCACCAGCACCGATTTCACCGACCTGCTCAAAGACAACGGCATCCAGATCAGCATGGACGGCAAGGGCTGCTGGCGCGACAACGTCTTCGTCGAGCGGCTGTGGAAGAGCGTGAAATACGAAGAGGTGTACCTCAAGGCCTATGACAGCGTCGCCGAGGCCAAGGCCCACCTGGGCGCCTACCTGCGCTTCTACAACGAACGCCGGCCGCACCGCGCTCACGACGGGCGCACCCCCGACCAGGCGTACTTCGGCGCGCTCCGCGATGAGACGCCGCTGGCGGCATGA
- a CDS encoding VOC family protein has protein sequence MSGWTNDQTETDLLWKATVENDGQESACGECKDKWRLLWQIRPRALTAAITDPDPAAAQRVRSHDGDEKD, from the coding sequence ATTTCAGGTTGGACCAACGACCAGACTGAAACGGACCTCCTGTGGAAGGCGACTGTAGAAAATGACGGACAGGAAAGCGCATGCGGCGAGTGCAAAGACAAGTGGAGACTGTTGTGGCAAATCAGGCCACGCGCCCTGACAGCCGCCATCACCGATCCTGATCCAGCTGCGGCTCAGCGCGTTCGAAGCCATGATGGGGATGAGAAAGATTGA
- a CDS encoding IS66-like element ISAzo15 family transposase, translating to MDFAAELTAFDLPPALAQQVQRWVAQAADVARLEAELKLSKLKIEALVHEIATLKRLRFGARSETLPAGMKDLFDETLAADLAACEARLEALRDAAASEAEASPKAPPERPRAGRPPLPAHLERIEHRHEPESCSCAACGQDLVKIGEDVSEQLDIIPAKFFVHRHIRPQYACRHCETVSTAPVPAAVIDGGLAAPGLLAWVTVSKFVDHLPLYRLEQIARRSEVALPRSTQSEWIGRIGVALSPLYARLVEHLLAGTVLHADETPVEQLDPGRGKTKRAYLWAYRSNTLGADPPIILFDYQPGRGGQYPQAFLKGWKGMLMVDDYAGYKALLGGDIGELACMAHARRKYFELHQANKSPVAAEALRRIGELYALEEQARDVSIEARAELRAQYARPRLEAMYLWLVQTRKTVADGAALARAIDYSLKRWPALARYASRGDWPIDNNPIENAIRPIALGKKNWMFAGSEAAGKRAAVIQSLLATARANGFEPLAWLSDTLEKLPAWPNSRIDELLPIRKKESAQA from the coding sequence ATGGATTTCGCCGCCGAACTGACCGCTTTCGACCTGCCGCCCGCGCTCGCGCAGCAGGTTCAGCGGTGGGTCGCGCAGGCGGCCGACGTGGCCCGCCTGGAAGCCGAGCTCAAGCTGAGCAAGCTCAAGATCGAGGCCCTGGTCCACGAGATCGCCACCCTCAAGCGCCTGCGCTTTGGCGCGCGCAGCGAGACGCTGCCGGCGGGCATGAAGGACTTGTTCGACGAGACGCTCGCGGCCGATCTGGCCGCGTGCGAAGCCCGGCTCGAGGCGCTGCGCGACGCCGCGGCATCCGAAGCCGAAGCGTCTCCGAAGGCCCCGCCCGAGCGCCCCCGCGCCGGCCGCCCGCCGTTGCCGGCACACCTCGAGCGCATCGAACACCGCCACGAGCCCGAATCCTGCAGCTGCGCCGCGTGCGGGCAGGATCTGGTCAAGATCGGCGAGGACGTCTCCGAGCAGCTCGACATCATCCCGGCCAAGTTCTTCGTGCATCGCCACATCCGTCCGCAGTACGCCTGCCGGCACTGCGAGACGGTCTCGACCGCCCCCGTGCCGGCGGCGGTCATCGACGGCGGCCTGGCCGCGCCGGGGCTGCTGGCGTGGGTGACGGTGAGCAAGTTCGTCGATCATCTGCCGCTGTACCGGCTCGAACAGATTGCCCGGCGCAGCGAGGTGGCGCTACCGCGCTCGACACAGTCCGAGTGGATCGGGCGTATCGGGGTGGCGCTGTCGCCCCTCTACGCTCGACTGGTCGAGCATCTGTTGGCGGGTACGGTGCTGCATGCGGACGAAACCCCCGTCGAGCAACTCGATCCGGGGCGCGGCAAGACGAAGCGGGCGTATCTGTGGGCCTACCGCAGCAATACGCTCGGCGCCGACCCGCCCATCATCCTCTTCGATTACCAGCCCGGGCGCGGCGGGCAATATCCCCAGGCCTTCCTGAAAGGCTGGAAGGGCATGCTCATGGTCGATGACTACGCGGGGTACAAGGCGCTGCTGGGGGGCGACATCGGCGAGTTGGCCTGCATGGCCCATGCAAGACGCAAGTACTTCGAACTGCATCAGGCCAACAAGAGCCCGGTGGCGGCCGAGGCGTTGCGGCGCATCGGCGAATTGTATGCGCTCGAAGAGCAGGCGCGCGACGTCTCGATCGAGGCGCGCGCCGAACTGCGCGCGCAGTACGCCCGCCCGCGTCTGGAGGCGATGTACCTGTGGCTCGTGCAGACCCGCAAGACCGTGGCCGATGGCGCGGCGCTGGCGCGCGCCATCGACTACAGCTTGAAGCGCTGGCCGGCGCTCGCGCGTTACGCGAGCCGTGGCGACTGGCCGATCGACAATAATCCAATCGAGAACGCCATCCGCCCGATCGCTCTGGGCAAGAAAAATTGGATGTTTGCGGGTTCCGAAGCCGCCGGCAAGCGGGCCGCGGTGATTCAGTCGCTGCTCGCCACCGCACGCGCCAATGGCTTCGAGCCCCTGGCGTGGCTCTCCGACACCCTCGAGAAGCTGCCGGCCTGGCCCAACAGCCGCATCGACGAATTGCTGCCGATCAGAAAGAAAGAGTCTGCGCAAGCGTAA
- the tnpA gene encoding IS66 family insertion sequence element accessory protein TnpA, with amino-acid sequence MSTQSERVARWREHVERWRRSGQTQAAYSAAHGVSKKSLGYWIRRSRHESAREADSVLTLVAARPVGVAPPRQAGDVLSLCSPSGWRLQFGALPPAPWLAEVLAHGAT; translated from the coding sequence ATGAGCACACAATCGGAGCGCGTTGCGCGCTGGCGCGAGCACGTGGAGCGGTGGCGCCGCAGCGGTCAGACGCAGGCGGCCTACAGCGCCGCGCATGGCGTGAGCAAGAAGTCACTGGGGTACTGGATTCGGCGGTCGCGCCACGAGTCAGCGCGCGAGGCGGATTCGGTCCTGACGCTGGTGGCGGCGCGTCCTGTCGGCGTTGCGCCGCCACGGCAAGCGGGGGATGTGCTGTCGCTGTGCAGCCCGTCGGGCTGGCGCCTGCAGTTCGGTGCGCTGCCGCCGGCGCCGTGGCTCGCCGAGGTGCTCGCGCACGGGGCGACGTGA
- a CDS encoding cytochrome P450, which yields MTDHMPDDLSATGRDLRAYTDELRPRHGVVRNAQGEWVLLRHELVVQAALSDDRFSSAVSSHLHVPNGMDSAEHTAYREAVDGFLTPEALAPFRERFRRVATGLAASLPRGVAVDAVSQVGVRFAVRAQSAWLGWPADLEDRLVDWVAENHAATRSGDRSWTQRVAESFDDLIRSVLEPRRGAAHEDGADDVTARLMRTEVNGRPLTDAEIVSVLRNSVMR from the coding sequence ATGACCGACCACATGCCTGATGATCTGTCTGCCACTGGCAGGGACCTGAGGGCCTACACCGACGAGTTGCGTCCCCGGCACGGCGTCGTGCGCAACGCCCAGGGCGAGTGGGTGTTGCTGAGACACGAACTGGTCGTGCAGGCTGCGCTGAGCGATGACCGGTTTTCCAGCGCGGTGTCGAGCCATCTCCACGTCCCGAACGGCATGGACTCGGCCGAGCACACGGCATACCGGGAGGCCGTGGACGGCTTCCTCACCCCGGAGGCGCTCGCGCCCTTCCGTGAGCGATTCCGTCGGGTGGCGACCGGCTTGGCCGCGTCGCTGCCCAGGGGCGTTGCCGTCGACGCCGTGTCCCAAGTGGGCGTCCGGTTTGCGGTCCGGGCGCAAAGCGCGTGGTTGGGCTGGCCGGCCGATCTCGAAGATCGCCTCGTGGACTGGGTTGCCGAGAACCATGCCGCGACGCGCTCGGGCGATCGGTCGTGGACGCAGCGGGTGGCGGAGTCGTTCGACGACCTGATCCGCTCCGTGCTCGAGCCGCGCCGCGGCGCTGCGCACGAGGACGGCGCAGACGATGTCACCGCCCGGCTCATGCGCACCGAAGTGAACGGCCGGCCGCTGACCGACGCGGAGATCGTGTCGGTTCTGCGTAACTCAGTAATGAGGTAA
- a CDS encoding PLP-dependent aminotransferase family protein, translating into MAKILDLKLDRTAGTSLAEQIRIGVTAAIDSGVLAPGARLPSWLDLAAQLGVARGTVKTAYERLADKQLVVSSRSGGTRVADHPAKRAAPDPSRTADALPQLYQDFLSGTAVFQNGVPASDSFPVALFARLRAQAARAEVAAPLVYPDPRGEPELRREIAAHLALSRGIECRPSQIFITAGFSGALGVALRVLQPEGRSAWVENPGFPPSRKALEIARLAPVPIPVDDDGIDVAYGMQHAPDAALALVTPGQQAPTGVPLSLARRVRLIEWATRAGAWIIEDDYLGELQLKRRAAPALASLDSSGRVVHIGSFSKTISPTLRLGFVVVPPALVPQFAETVLCLAPAPGPAVQWATAEFMRDGHYMRHLRRMKRVYAGRSNALLAMVQSMGYPARPAGLGVLLWLPEGARDSVIAREALAFGLAPSPLSTWFSPAGIQRPGLLLGVATTPEAHLPVACDRLRQLIQTFS; encoded by the coding sequence ATGGCGAAGATCCTCGATCTCAAGCTCGATCGAACGGCCGGGACCTCCCTGGCCGAACAGATCCGCATCGGCGTCACGGCAGCGATCGACAGCGGAGTGCTCGCGCCCGGCGCACGATTGCCCTCGTGGCTGGACCTCGCCGCACAACTGGGCGTCGCACGGGGCACCGTCAAGACCGCTTACGAGCGATTGGCGGATAAGCAGCTCGTCGTCTCGTCGCGTTCCGGCGGTACGCGAGTGGCGGACCATCCGGCGAAGCGCGCAGCTCCGGACCCGTCCAGGACGGCGGATGCGTTGCCGCAGTTGTACCAGGACTTCCTTAGCGGGACAGCCGTGTTCCAGAACGGCGTGCCCGCCTCGGACAGCTTTCCGGTCGCACTTTTCGCCCGATTGCGCGCTCAGGCCGCCCGCGCCGAAGTCGCCGCTCCGCTCGTCTATCCTGATCCGCGCGGCGAACCCGAACTCAGACGCGAGATTGCGGCGCATCTGGCACTTTCGCGGGGTATCGAATGCCGTCCGTCCCAGATCTTCATCACGGCGGGTTTTTCCGGCGCACTCGGCGTCGCGCTCAGGGTCCTCCAGCCGGAAGGGCGATCCGCCTGGGTGGAGAATCCCGGTTTTCCTCCCAGCCGCAAAGCGCTTGAAATCGCTCGGCTCGCCCCGGTCCCGATCCCCGTTGACGACGACGGCATCGACGTTGCTTACGGCATGCAGCATGCGCCGGATGCGGCCTTGGCGCTGGTGACGCCCGGGCAGCAGGCTCCGACCGGAGTCCCGCTGTCGCTCGCCCGCCGGGTTCGACTGATCGAATGGGCAACGCGCGCCGGCGCATGGATTATCGAGGATGACTATCTCGGTGAGCTCCAGCTAAAGCGCCGGGCGGCCCCCGCGCTGGCATCACTGGACAGCAGCGGACGTGTGGTCCACATCGGCTCGTTCAGCAAGACGATCAGTCCCACGCTGCGGCTCGGCTTCGTCGTCGTGCCTCCTGCCTTGGTGCCGCAATTTGCCGAAACGGTCCTGTGTCTCGCTCCCGCTCCCGGTCCCGCGGTGCAGTGGGCAACGGCGGAGTTCATGCGCGACGGGCACTACATGCGGCATCTACGTCGCATGAAGCGCGTATATGCTGGTCGGAGTAATGCGCTCCTTGCAATGGTGCAGTCCATGGGATATCCCGCCCGTCCGGCAGGCCTCGGCGTACTGCTATGGCTACCCGAAGGGGCGCGCGACAGCGTTATCGCCCGAGAAGCACTGGCCTTCGGGCTGGCGCCGTCTCCACTGTCTACGTGGTTCAGTCCCGCCGGAATTCAACGCCCGGGGCTTCTTCTCGGTGTCGCCACAACACCCGAAGCTCATCTCCCCGTCGCATGCGATCGTCTACGTCAACTCATCCAGACGTTCTCCTGA
- the tnpB gene encoding IS66 family insertion sequence element accessory protein TnpB (TnpB, as the term is used for proteins encoded by IS66 family insertion elements, is considered an accessory protein, since TnpC, encoded by a neighboring gene, is a DDE family transposase.), whose amino-acid sequence MIAPEQIWLAVEPIDMRLGIDGLSARLQNSLGRAPCDGSAYAFINRARTRVKVLRWDGTGVWLSQRRLHRGSFSWPAADTAVFALSAEQWQWLVAGVEWQRLSAAAPAHWRV is encoded by the coding sequence ATGATTGCGCCGGAGCAGATCTGGCTCGCGGTCGAGCCGATCGACATGCGTCTGGGCATCGACGGCCTGTCGGCACGGCTGCAGAACAGCCTGGGCCGCGCGCCGTGCGATGGCAGTGCGTACGCCTTCATCAACCGGGCCCGCACGCGCGTGAAGGTGCTGCGGTGGGATGGCACCGGAGTGTGGCTGAGTCAGCGGCGTCTGCATCGGGGCAGCTTCAGCTGGCCCGCTGCCGACACGGCGGTGTTCGCGCTGTCGGCCGAGCAGTGGCAGTGGCTCGTGGCGGGGGTCGAGTGGCAGCGCCTGAGTGCCGCCGCACCGGCTCACTGGCGGGTGTGA
- the tnpA gene encoding IS200/IS605-like element ISAzo20 family transposase yields the protein MKEYQSLSHTRWDCKYHVVFIPKRRQKKLFGALRRHLGEMLHELAAHKESKIVEGHLMGDHVHMCLSIPPKYAVSNVVGYLKGKSAIQIARRFGGRQKNFTGENFWARGYFVSTVGLDEAIVRAYIRAQEEEDERYDQMRLPMA from the coding sequence ATGAAAGAGTATCAGAGCCTGAGTCACACGAGATGGGACTGTAAGTATCACGTGGTGTTCATACCGAAGAGGCGCCAGAAGAAGCTGTTCGGGGCGTTACGTCGGCATCTTGGGGAGATGCTCCACGAGTTGGCGGCACACAAGGAGTCGAAGATTGTGGAGGGGCATCTGATGGGCGATCACGTGCACATGTGCCTGAGCATTCCTCCCAAGTATGCGGTCTCAAACGTGGTCGGGTATCTGAAGGGCAAGAGTGCGATCCAGATCGCGCGACGGTTCGGCGGCCGACAGAAGAACTTTACTGGCGAGAACTTCTGGGCGCGCGGCTACTTCGTTTCTACGGTTGGTCTGGACGAAGCGATCGTGCGGGCGTACATCCGCGCTCAGGAAGAGGAGGACGAGCGTTACGATCAGATGAGGCTTCCGATGGCGTAG
- a CDS encoding nuclear transport factor 2 family protein, whose protein sequence is MPNVKAAVTIEVLQAFAEAWNRHDTEALMSFMSDDCVFEASAGPEICGTRYAGREAVRAGFAEVWATFPDAHWGNARHFVHADRGVSEWTFTGTRADGTRVEVQGCDLFTFRDGKIVLKNSYRKNRPPLGSPKG, encoded by the coding sequence ATGCCGAACGTGAAGGCAGCGGTCACCATCGAGGTCTTACAAGCCTTTGCCGAGGCGTGGAATCGCCATGATACTGAGGCCCTCATGTCGTTCATGAGCGATGACTGTGTCTTTGAAGCCTCTGCAGGCCCGGAAATCTGCGGCACCCGCTACGCGGGCCGTGAGGCAGTGCGGGCTGGCTTCGCTGAAGTCTGGGCAACCTTCCCCGATGCTCACTGGGGCAACGCGCGCCATTTCGTCCACGCGGACAGGGGAGTGTCCGAGTGGACGTTCACGGGAACGCGGGCGGACGGCACTCGCGTCGAAGTACAGGGTTGTGATCTGTTCACCTTTCGAGACGGCAAGATCGTGCTGAAGAACTCCTACCGCAAGAACCGTCCGCCTCTCGGTAGCCCGAAGGGCTGA
- a CDS encoding carboxymuconolactone decarboxylase family protein, whose amino-acid sequence MSERLDYTKTSPGGVKAFGSVYGYVMQSGLDDVLVDLVYLRVSQINGCAYCLDMHTRDLVKKGVKVEKLALVQVWQEAGELFSDRERAAFAWAETVTRVAQTGVPDAELEAVSRIFNEKELADLTMAIGLMNAYNRLAISFRRTPEAVLAARS is encoded by the coding sequence ATGAGTGAAAGACTGGATTACACGAAAACCTCGCCCGGTGGCGTGAAAGCCTTCGGCAGCGTCTACGGCTACGTCATGCAATCCGGGCTCGATGACGTGCTGGTCGACCTGGTCTATCTGCGCGTGAGCCAGATCAATGGATGTGCCTATTGCCTGGACATGCACACTCGCGACCTCGTCAAGAAAGGGGTGAAGGTCGAGAAGTTGGCGCTCGTGCAGGTGTGGCAGGAGGCCGGGGAACTGTTCAGCGATCGCGAACGGGCAGCCTTTGCGTGGGCGGAAACGGTGACCCGGGTGGCGCAGACCGGCGTTCCGGATGCCGAGCTCGAAGCCGTCAGCCGCATCTTCAACGAGAAGGAACTGGCTGACCTGACGATGGCCATCGGCTTGATGAACGCCTACAACCGCCTCGCGATCAGCTTCCGTCGCACACCGGAAGCGGTTCTTGCAGCCAGGTCCTGA
- a CDS encoding rhomboid family intramembrane serine protease, with protein sequence MDVDIPDPAYTSSERARASFRLAFRIALCLVAFLWLIQSVNTALDLGLERFGVRPREWSGLPGIVLAPLLHGSFGHLIANTAPLLVLLTAMLHLYPGSAVRALPAIFLGPGAAVWLLGRASVHIGASGVVYGLVAHIFLAGVIRRDRRAFAASLLVYFLYGSLAWGVLPIQQGLSWETHLAGGLIGALSAIALRRLDIPPRRRYAWEDEEGGRE encoded by the coding sequence ATGGACGTAGACATTCCCGACCCAGCCTACACGAGTTCCGAGCGCGCCCGCGCGAGCTTCCGCCTCGCGTTCAGGATCGCGCTCTGCCTGGTCGCTTTCCTGTGGCTGATCCAGTCGGTGAACACGGCGCTCGACCTGGGCCTCGAGCGGTTCGGCGTGCGCCCTCGCGAGTGGAGCGGACTGCCCGGCATCGTACTGGCGCCGCTGCTGCACGGCAGCTTCGGCCACCTGATCGCCAACACGGCGCCGCTGCTGGTGTTGCTTACGGCGATGCTGCACCTCTATCCGGGCTCGGCCGTCCGGGCACTCCCGGCGATCTTCCTCGGCCCCGGCGCCGCGGTGTGGCTGCTCGGCCGCGCATCGGTCCATATCGGTGCGAGCGGTGTGGTCTACGGTTTGGTCGCTCACATTTTCCTGGCCGGCGTGATCCGACGCGATCGGCGCGCATTCGCCGCGTCCCTGCTCGTGTACTTTCTCTACGGCAGTCTGGCCTGGGGAGTCCTACCGATTCAGCAGGGGCTGTCGTGGGAAACTCACCTGGCAGGTGGCCTGATCGGCGCGCTGTCGGCGATAGCGCTGCGGCGTCTCGATATCCCGCCTCGCCGCCGCTATGCCTGGGAGGACGAAGAAGGCGGGCGCGAATGA
- a CDS encoding cytochrome P450, with the protein MVFDWTGGDLGSIAQCIGVLVHYLATHPAVQDYLRSGVPDAEIDAIIDEILRIDDPFVSNRRVTTCPVTIGGAELPQGARVKLNWTSANRDEAVFGDPDAMDPERNADRNLVYGIGRHACPGRLLATLEMRIAMQELLAATSSIALDSQRPAERAVSPVGGWAMVPIVLA; encoded by the coding sequence GTGGTATTTGACTGGACGGGTGGGGACCTGGGCTCCATCGCACAGTGTATTGGCGTGCTGGTCCATTACTTGGCGACGCACCCAGCTGTGCAGGATTATCTGCGCTCGGGCGTGCCTGACGCCGAGATCGATGCCATCATTGATGAGATCCTTCGGATCGACGACCCGTTCGTGTCCAATCGCCGCGTGACGACGTGCCCTGTCACGATCGGTGGCGCGGAACTGCCGCAAGGCGCACGCGTGAAACTGAACTGGACGTCCGCGAACCGGGACGAGGCGGTCTTCGGCGACCCGGACGCCATGGATCCGGAGCGCAACGCCGACCGAAACCTGGTGTACGGCATCGGAAGGCACGCGTGCCCCGGACGCTTGCTGGCGACGCTGGAAATGCGCATCGCGATGCAAGAACTCCTCGCCGCGACGTCGTCGATTGCACTCGACTCGCAGCGGCCAGCCGAGCGGGCCGTGTCTCCAGTTGGCGGCTGGGCCATGGTACCGATCGTGCTGGCGTAA
- the ilvD gene encoding dihydroxy-acid dehydratase, with translation MSDPTRPARIDERSRNVTEGVMRAPNRSMYYAMGYRETDFGKPMVGVASAHSTITPCNSGLQPLADTVAAALKEAGANPQLFGTPTVSDGIGMGTEGMKYSLVSREVIADSIETCVNGLWQDGVVVIGGCDKNMPGGMMALVRTNVPGIYVYGGTIKPGHYKGRDLNIVSVFEAVGEFIAGQLDPVDFKEIEKRACPGSGSCGGMYTANTMSAAFEALGMSLPYSSTMANEDAEKLASAAESARVLVEAIKRGLRPRDIVTREAIENAVSVIMATGGSTNAVLHFLAIAHAAEVPWTIDDFERIRRRVPVIVDMKPSGRYLATDLHQAGGIPQVMKLLLDAGLLHGACVTITGQTIAEVLENVPAAPRADQGVIRTLSDPLYAEGHLAILRGNLSPEGCVAKISGLKNPAITGPARVFDSEDDAMAAIMARRIVEGDVVVIRYEGPKGGPGMREMLAPTSALVGQGLGESVGLITDGRFSGGTWGMVVGHVSPEAFVGGPIALVREGDSVTIDAHRQLVQLNVGDEELARRAADWTPPSPRYTRGVLAKFAKFASSASKGAVTDLDL, from the coding sequence ATGTCCGACCCTACCCGTCCAGCCCGGATCGATGAACGTTCCCGCAACGTGACCGAAGGCGTGATGCGGGCGCCCAATCGATCGATGTACTACGCGATGGGCTATCGGGAAACTGATTTCGGCAAGCCGATGGTTGGCGTGGCGAGCGCACATTCGACGATCACGCCCTGCAACAGCGGGCTGCAACCGCTGGCCGATACCGTGGCCGCGGCCTTGAAGGAGGCCGGGGCCAATCCGCAACTGTTCGGTACTCCCACCGTGTCCGACGGCATCGGCATGGGCACCGAGGGCATGAAGTATTCGCTGGTATCGCGGGAAGTGATCGCCGACAGCATCGAGACCTGCGTCAATGGGCTGTGGCAGGACGGGGTCGTCGTGATCGGCGGATGCGACAAGAACATGCCCGGCGGCATGATGGCGCTTGTCCGCACCAACGTGCCTGGAATCTATGTCTATGGCGGCACGATCAAACCGGGGCATTACAAGGGCAGGGATCTGAACATCGTCTCGGTTTTCGAGGCGGTGGGGGAATTCATCGCGGGGCAGCTCGACCCGGTCGATTTCAAGGAAATCGAAAAGCGCGCCTGCCCCGGCAGCGGCTCGTGCGGCGGGATGTACACGGCAAACACGATGAGCGCCGCGTTCGAGGCGCTCGGCATGAGCCTGCCATATTCTTCGACGATGGCCAACGAGGACGCTGAGAAGCTCGCGAGCGCCGCGGAGTCCGCCCGGGTGCTGGTGGAGGCGATCAAACGCGGCCTTCGCCCGCGCGACATCGTCACCCGGGAGGCGATCGAGAACGCTGTCAGCGTGATCATGGCGACGGGAGGCTCGACCAACGCGGTGCTGCACTTTCTGGCGATTGCCCACGCGGCCGAAGTGCCGTGGACAATCGACGACTTCGAGCGCATTCGGCGTCGCGTGCCGGTCATCGTCGACATGAAGCCGTCCGGGCGCTACCTCGCGACCGATCTCCATCAGGCAGGCGGCATCCCGCAGGTGATGAAGCTGCTGCTCGACGCCGGGCTGCTGCATGGCGCGTGCGTCACGATCACCGGGCAGACGATCGCGGAGGTCCTGGAGAACGTGCCGGCGGCACCGCGTGCCGATCAGGGCGTCATCCGGACGCTGTCCGATCCGCTGTACGCGGAGGGCCATCTGGCGATCCTCAGGGGCAACCTCTCGCCGGAAGGCTGCGTGGCGAAGATTTCGGGCCTGAAGAATCCCGCCATCACCGGCCCGGCGCGCGTCTTCGACTCCGAGGACGACGCGATGGCGGCGATCATGGCGCGCCGGATCGTGGAGGGTGACGTCGTGGTAATCCGCTACGAGGGACCCAAGGGCGGCCCCGGCATGCGCGAGATGCTCGCCCCGACGTCGGCGCTCGTCGGGCAGGGGCTGGGAGAGTCGGTCGGGCTGATCACTGACGGCCGCTTCTCGGGAGGCACCTGGGGCATGGTCGTCGGCCACGTTTCCCCCGAAGCGTTCGTCGGTGGCCCGATTGCGCTGGTTCGCGAAGGGGACTCGGTCACGATCGACGCGCACCGGCAGCTCGTCCAGCTGAATGTCGGTGATGAAGAGCTCGCGCGCCGAGCCGCCGACTGGACGCCGCCGTCCCCGCGCTACACCCGCGGCGTGCTGGCGAAGTTTGCGAAGTTCGCCAGTTCCGCGAGCAAGGGCGCGGTTACCGATCTGGACTTGTAG